The proteins below come from a single Pieris brassicae chromosome 1, ilPieBrab1.1, whole genome shotgun sequence genomic window:
- the LOC123710207 gene encoding tetratricopeptide repeat protein 21B-like isoform X3 yields the protein MALIYSHKLVNTIERDDLYNLEAKLKEERKHADAKSLYYAGLFLSFAGKYEKSADYVNKSLRKDPNNLDTVILKAYNDMYLNIDMHVTIQDCLELVLSKNDKNVEGLLALAKLKYLLKDHDLSNLTLDKLIVHYPREVVPLIEKLKNEFATQRWEAVYDTIERVLSLEPTNLEALKIRIFIALCKNSDYIEAVDQLNTLYTILENEETQNGYQFYDIAQTFSKICAKSSTVVSQVYRFAQYAFEMYSSNVEYLSEVGYQCILQGKYKDALSFFKAASKIDSNSITALCGLTLCQMSDNGPTDQVAQQVELLFEMQGTNKFSILYLLSAQLHTKDATSYLNKAIDSQLSKANTHPYSLTYIKNLDPEFLLNVYKEYKKYLPKKPLVITSYLSYSQDENNVSVEKCLILLKTITDACPGLIPALHELAKLQFQFGLPFEAEKLALHIGDMDNTHAGSQVLLAQIYIQQQQFVKAAQCLEMCLSYNFKVRDSAMYHFLNGVILKNLNQAQDALTFFTTSLHILNNKNNIGTNKHIDDFNIIDKATLYLQMIELQTVVGLFGEAGKSLQEAIQEFSYTSEENRLLIARADIALRKTDIDTAIDTLNEVKPGQPYYFQAHSKMAHIYLKEKKDRGMFTNCFKEIVSNHPMADAHTMMGDAFMSIHEPVQAAESYETAYKGNPSNIQLVKKLGVALVKMHEYEKAVQHYENAIDQLDDDELRFEYLELLLKLKQYDKVDSVISSQLNQPHNKERDTPSLKRRIKLLLTQAKSRDLKNSANTNLILSEAKDLQNAVLKRVEIDSKGDVQEEKEMLSKIIYLLSKVKAVKEPGVAAGLLSEALMYSPRNPDTLFALAKLYAQMNNPEKCEQTCGVLLNAEPNNESAAVMMADLAFRKGELETAQRHLSQILSVKPTSWEALAQLVEVQWRRGKISEVDPIMEQARLTMGKQEDPEYSYCEGVYSSYQGKVNAALRQLNIARRSQRCAGAAAKRMVLLCLSQHAQDSLREDDTRILALRTAEKLLVEVNTSERKGLHALLQLASKQKSQAERVLQELLPYVSEEGTQDDPYLILAIATAYNIVKQPTRAKNILKRTIASMTWTPEKADGLERCWLEVADNQINSGRIEAAKELLAKVLTHNKSCIAAYQYLGYLSEKDQNYKSAAHNYEQAWIHSGKSDLSIGYKLSYAHLKLKKYPECIVVCRHILKVHPDYPKIKKDILEKAKSNLRT from the exons ATGGCCCTTATTTATAGCCACAAGCTTGTAAATACCATAGAAAGAgatgatttatataatttggaaGCTAAGTTAAAAGAAGAAAGGAAGCATGCAGATGCAAAATCACTTTACTATGCTGGTCTCTTCCTATCGTTTGCTGGAAAGTATGAAAAGTCTGcagattatgtaaataaatctctAAGAAAGGATCCTAACAACCTAGACACAGTGATACTTAAAGCATATAATGATATGTACTTGAACATAGATATGCATGTAACTATACAAGACTGCTTGGAGctagttttaagtaaaaatgataaaaatgtgGAAGGTTTACTTGCATTGGCAAAACTAAAGTATCTATTAAAAGATCATGATTTATCTAATTTGACTCTTGATAAATTGATTGTCCACTATCCCAGGGAAGTAGTACCTTTGAttgagaaattaaaaaatgaatttgcTACTCAGAGATGGGAGGCTGTATATGACACCATAGAGCGAGTATTATCTTTAGAACCAACTAATCTAGAAGCTTTGAAAATTCGAATATTCATTGCCCTATGTAAGAATTCAGATTATATAGAAGCAGTCGACCAATTAAATACACTTTATACAATTTTGGAGAACGAAGAGACGCAAAATGGATATCAGTTCTATGACATTGCACAgacattttctaaaatatgtgCAAAGTCTAGTACAGTCGTATCGCAAGTTTACAGATTTGCACAATATGCATTTGAAATGTACTCAAGTAATGTTGAATATTTAAGTGAAGTTGGGTATCAGTGTATTCTACAAGGCAAATACAAAGATGCATTAAGTTTCTTTAAGGCAGCCAGCAAAATCGATAGTAACTCTATAACAGCATTATGTGGTTTAACACTATGCCAAATGTCTGATAATGGCCCAACAGACCAAGTAGCACAGCAAGTTGAACTGTTATTTGAAATGCAaggaacaaataaattttcaattttataccTACTCTCCGCACAATTGCATACAAAAGATGCAACTTCATATCTAAATAAGGCAATTGATTCTCAACTATCCAAAGCGAACACACACCCATACAGTTTGACGTACATCAAAAACCTTGACCCCGAATTTTTGCTCAATGTCTACAAAgagtataaaaagtatttgccGAAGAAACCATTGGTTATAACTAGCTATTTATCCTACTCACAAGATGAAAACAATGTATCCGTTGAGAAGTGCCTTATCTTATTGAAAACGATAACTGATGCTTGTCCAGGCTTAATCCCGGCTTTACATGAGTTAGCTAAGTTACAGTTTCAGTTCGGTTTGCCATTTGAAGCAGAGAAGTTGGCTCTACATATTGGAGATATGGATAATACACATGCGGGAAGTCAAGTTCTATTAGCACAGATCTATATACAACAACAGCAGTTCGTAAAGGCCGCTCAATGCTTGGAAATGTGTCTTAGTTACAACTTCAAAGTTAGGGACAGTGCGAtgtatcattttttaaatggtgtgatattgaaaaatttaaaccaaGCGCAAGATGCCCTAACCTTTTTTACAACAAGTCTTCATATTCTTAATAACAAGAATAACATTGGTACGAACAAACATATTGatgatttcaatataattgataaagcGACATTGTATCTTCAAATGATTGAACTGCAAACTGTGGTAGGATTGTTTGGTGAAGCGGGGAAAAGTTTGCag GAGGCAATTCAAGAATTCTCATACACATCTGAAGAAAATCGTCTTTTAATCGCACGAGCGGATATTGCTCTTCGTAAAACGGATATCGATACAGCAATAGACACATTAAATGAAGTTAAACCAGGGCAGCCATATTACTTCCAAGCTCATAGTAAGATGGCCCATATATACCTCAAAGAGAAGAAAGATAGGGGAATGTTCACGAATTGTTTTAAGGAAATTGTTAGTAATCATCCGATGGCAGATGCTCATACTATGATGGGCGATGCCTTTATGTCTATACATG AACCAGTACAAGCAGCTGAGTCGTATGAGACGGCATACAAAGGGAATCCGAGCAACATTCAATTAGTAAAGAAACTTGGTGTTGCTCTTGTCAAAATGCATGAATACGAAAAAGCTGTTCAGCACTATGAAAATGCAATCGACCAATTAGATGACGATGAATTAAGATTTGAATATTTGGAGCTCCTTCTCAAG cTCAAGCAGTATGACAAGGTGGACTCCGTAATATCATCTCAACTGAACCAACCACACAATAAAGAGAGAGACACTCCATCACTGAAGCGCCGTATCAAACTCCTACTCACCCAAGCGAAAAGCCGCGATTTAAAAAACTCAGCGAATACTAACCTTATATTATCAGAGGCGAAAGACCTACAGAATGCTGTCTTAAAAAGAGTCGAGATAGACTCAAAGGGAGATGTGCAAGAGGAGAAAGAGATGCTGtcaaagattatatatttgcTGTCGAAGGTTAAAGCGGTTAAGGAACCGGGCGTGGCTGCAGGTCTTCTATCGGAGGCATTGATGTATTCGCCCAGAAATCCGGATACCTTGTTTGCATTGGCTAAATTGTATGCGcag atGAATAATCCAGAAAAGTGTGAACAAACTTGTGGCGTTCTGCTGAATGCGGAGCCGAATAACGAGTCCGCGGCTGTCATGATGGCTGATTTGGCTTTTAGAaag GGGGAGCTAGAAACAGCTCAGCGCCACTTAAGCCAgattttatcagtgaaaccgACAAGTTGGGAGGCGCTCGCGCAGCTCGTAGAGGTCCAATGGCGGAGAGGGAAAATCTCTGAAGTGGACCCAATTATGGAACAGGCCAGACTGACTATGGGGAAGCAGGAGGATCCTG AGTACTCGTATTGCGAAGGAGTATACTCATCATACCAGGGCAAAGTAAATGCTGCATTACGTCAATTAAATATCGCGAGACGGTCTCAAAGATGCGCAGGCGCAGCCGCCAAGCGGATGGTTCTGCTTTGCCTTTCACAACATGCGCAAGATTCACTACGGGAAGA tGACACTCGAATTCTAGCTTTACGCACTGCAGAGAAATTGCTTGTCGAAGTAAACACTTCTGAGAGGAAGGGTCTTCACGCATTACTGCAATTGGCTTCCAAACAGAAGTCGCAGGCTGAAAGAGTTCTCCAAGAACTGTTGCCGTACGTCAGTGAGGAAGGAACACAAGACGATCCATATTTGATCCTGGCAATTGCTACCGC GTacaatattgtaaaacaaCCAACTCGAGccaaaaatatactaaaaagaACAATCGCTTCTATGACATGGACTCCTGAGAAAGCTGATGGGTTGGAAAG ATGCTGGCTCGAAGTGGCCGATAACCAGATTAATTCTGGAAGAATTGAGGCCGCAAAAGAGCTACTTGCAAAAGTCCTCACTCACAATAAGTCTTGCATCGCAGCATATCAGTATCTAG GTTATTTATCGGAAAAGGATCAAAACTACAAGAGCGCGGCACACAACTACGAACAAGCCTGGATCCATTCGGGCAAAAGCGATCTCTCAATTGGATATAAACTTTCGTATGCGcacctgaaattaaaaaaatatcccgAATGCATTGTTGTGTGCAGGCATATATTGAAAGTGCATCCGGATTATCCGAAAATAAAGAAAGACATTTTGGAGAAAGCCAAATCTAATTTGAGAACTTAA
- the LOC123710207 gene encoding tetratricopeptide repeat protein 21B-like isoform X1, which translates to MASILNRCNIHYYIREKCYGKAKEMSKHSSLQPSESTEFLFYHALCNIFEGQCQLGINELLPLQSNQDINLAVVMALIYSHKLVNTIERDDLYNLEAKLKEERKHADAKSLYYAGLFLSFAGKYEKSADYVNKSLRKDPNNLDTVILKAYNDMYLNIDMHVTIQDCLELVLSKNDKNVEGLLALAKLKYLLKDHDLSNLTLDKLIVHYPREVVPLIEKLKNEFATQRWEAVYDTIERVLSLEPTNLEALKIRIFIALCKNSDYIEAVDQLNTLYTILENEETQNGYQFYDIAQTFSKICAKSSTVVSQVYRFAQYAFEMYSSNVEYLSEVGYQCILQGKYKDALSFFKAASKIDSNSITALCGLTLCQMSDNGPTDQVAQQVELLFEMQGTNKFSILYLLSAQLHTKDATSYLNKAIDSQLSKANTHPYSLTYIKNLDPEFLLNVYKEYKKYLPKKPLVITSYLSYSQDENNVSVEKCLILLKTITDACPGLIPALHELAKLQFQFGLPFEAEKLALHIGDMDNTHAGSQVLLAQIYIQQQQFVKAAQCLEMCLSYNFKVRDSAMYHFLNGVILKNLNQAQDALTFFTTSLHILNNKNNIGTNKHIDDFNIIDKATLYLQMIELQTVVGLFGEAGKSLQEAIQEFSYTSEENRLLIARADIALRKTDIDTAIDTLNEVKPGQPYYFQAHSKMAHIYLKEKKDRGMFTNCFKEIVSNHPMADAHTMMGDAFMSIHEPVQAAESYETAYKGNPSNIQLVKKLGVALVKMHEYEKAVQHYENAIDQLDDDELRFEYLELLLKLKQYDKVDSVISSQLNQPHNKERDTPSLKRRIKLLLTQAKSRDLKNSANTNLILSEAKDLQNAVLKRVEIDSKGDVQEEKEMLSKIIYLLSKVKAVKEPGVAAGLLSEALMYSPRNPDTLFALAKLYAQMNNPEKCEQTCGVLLNAEPNNESAAVMMADLAFRKGELETAQRHLSQILSVKPTSWEALAQLVEVQWRRGKISEVDPIMEQARLTMGKQEDPEYSYCEGVYSSYQGKVNAALRQLNIARRSQRCAGAAAKRMVLLCLSQHAQDSLREDDTRILALRTAEKLLVEVNTSERKGLHALLQLASKQKSQAERVLQELLPYVSEEGTQDDPYLILAIATAYNIVKQPTRAKNILKRTIASMTWTPEKADGLERCWLEVADNQINSGRIEAAKELLAKVLTHNKSCIAAYQYLGYLSEKDQNYKSAAHNYEQAWIHSGKSDLSIGYKLSYAHLKLKKYPECIVVCRHILKVHPDYPKIKKDILEKAKSNLRT; encoded by the exons ATGGCAAGTATCTTGAATAGGTGTaacattcattattatataagagaAAAATGCTATGGCAAGGCTAAAGAAATGTCTAAGCATTCCTCATTACAGCCTAGCGAATCTAcagaatttttgttttaccatGCTTTGTGCAATATATTTGAAGGCCAATGCCAGTTAGGCATTAATGAGTTGCTGCCACTACAGTCTAATCAAGATATCAACTTAGCTGTAGTCATGGCCCTTATTTATAGCCACAAGCTTGTAAATACCATAGAAAGAgatgatttatataatttggaaGCTAAGTTAAAAGAAGAAAGGAAGCATGCAGATGCAAAATCACTTTACTATGCTGGTCTCTTCCTATCGTTTGCTGGAAAGTATGAAAAGTCTGcagattatgtaaataaatctctAAGAAAGGATCCTAACAACCTAGACACAGTGATACTTAAAGCATATAATGATATGTACTTGAACATAGATATGCATGTAACTATACAAGACTGCTTGGAGctagttttaagtaaaaatgataaaaatgtgGAAGGTTTACTTGCATTGGCAAAACTAAAGTATCTATTAAAAGATCATGATTTATCTAATTTGACTCTTGATAAATTGATTGTCCACTATCCCAGGGAAGTAGTACCTTTGAttgagaaattaaaaaatgaatttgcTACTCAGAGATGGGAGGCTGTATATGACACCATAGAGCGAGTATTATCTTTAGAACCAACTAATCTAGAAGCTTTGAAAATTCGAATATTCATTGCCCTATGTAAGAATTCAGATTATATAGAAGCAGTCGACCAATTAAATACACTTTATACAATTTTGGAGAACGAAGAGACGCAAAATGGATATCAGTTCTATGACATTGCACAgacattttctaaaatatgtgCAAAGTCTAGTACAGTCGTATCGCAAGTTTACAGATTTGCACAATATGCATTTGAAATGTACTCAAGTAATGTTGAATATTTAAGTGAAGTTGGGTATCAGTGTATTCTACAAGGCAAATACAAAGATGCATTAAGTTTCTTTAAGGCAGCCAGCAAAATCGATAGTAACTCTATAACAGCATTATGTGGTTTAACACTATGCCAAATGTCTGATAATGGCCCAACAGACCAAGTAGCACAGCAAGTTGAACTGTTATTTGAAATGCAaggaacaaataaattttcaattttataccTACTCTCCGCACAATTGCATACAAAAGATGCAACTTCATATCTAAATAAGGCAATTGATTCTCAACTATCCAAAGCGAACACACACCCATACAGTTTGACGTACATCAAAAACCTTGACCCCGAATTTTTGCTCAATGTCTACAAAgagtataaaaagtatttgccGAAGAAACCATTGGTTATAACTAGCTATTTATCCTACTCACAAGATGAAAACAATGTATCCGTTGAGAAGTGCCTTATCTTATTGAAAACGATAACTGATGCTTGTCCAGGCTTAATCCCGGCTTTACATGAGTTAGCTAAGTTACAGTTTCAGTTCGGTTTGCCATTTGAAGCAGAGAAGTTGGCTCTACATATTGGAGATATGGATAATACACATGCGGGAAGTCAAGTTCTATTAGCACAGATCTATATACAACAACAGCAGTTCGTAAAGGCCGCTCAATGCTTGGAAATGTGTCTTAGTTACAACTTCAAAGTTAGGGACAGTGCGAtgtatcattttttaaatggtgtgatattgaaaaatttaaaccaaGCGCAAGATGCCCTAACCTTTTTTACAACAAGTCTTCATATTCTTAATAACAAGAATAACATTGGTACGAACAAACATATTGatgatttcaatataattgataaagcGACATTGTATCTTCAAATGATTGAACTGCAAACTGTGGTAGGATTGTTTGGTGAAGCGGGGAAAAGTTTGCag GAGGCAATTCAAGAATTCTCATACACATCTGAAGAAAATCGTCTTTTAATCGCACGAGCGGATATTGCTCTTCGTAAAACGGATATCGATACAGCAATAGACACATTAAATGAAGTTAAACCAGGGCAGCCATATTACTTCCAAGCTCATAGTAAGATGGCCCATATATACCTCAAAGAGAAGAAAGATAGGGGAATGTTCACGAATTGTTTTAAGGAAATTGTTAGTAATCATCCGATGGCAGATGCTCATACTATGATGGGCGATGCCTTTATGTCTATACATG AACCAGTACAAGCAGCTGAGTCGTATGAGACGGCATACAAAGGGAATCCGAGCAACATTCAATTAGTAAAGAAACTTGGTGTTGCTCTTGTCAAAATGCATGAATACGAAAAAGCTGTTCAGCACTATGAAAATGCAATCGACCAATTAGATGACGATGAATTAAGATTTGAATATTTGGAGCTCCTTCTCAAG cTCAAGCAGTATGACAAGGTGGACTCCGTAATATCATCTCAACTGAACCAACCACACAATAAAGAGAGAGACACTCCATCACTGAAGCGCCGTATCAAACTCCTACTCACCCAAGCGAAAAGCCGCGATTTAAAAAACTCAGCGAATACTAACCTTATATTATCAGAGGCGAAAGACCTACAGAATGCTGTCTTAAAAAGAGTCGAGATAGACTCAAAGGGAGATGTGCAAGAGGAGAAAGAGATGCTGtcaaagattatatatttgcTGTCGAAGGTTAAAGCGGTTAAGGAACCGGGCGTGGCTGCAGGTCTTCTATCGGAGGCATTGATGTATTCGCCCAGAAATCCGGATACCTTGTTTGCATTGGCTAAATTGTATGCGcag atGAATAATCCAGAAAAGTGTGAACAAACTTGTGGCGTTCTGCTGAATGCGGAGCCGAATAACGAGTCCGCGGCTGTCATGATGGCTGATTTGGCTTTTAGAaag GGGGAGCTAGAAACAGCTCAGCGCCACTTAAGCCAgattttatcagtgaaaccgACAAGTTGGGAGGCGCTCGCGCAGCTCGTAGAGGTCCAATGGCGGAGAGGGAAAATCTCTGAAGTGGACCCAATTATGGAACAGGCCAGACTGACTATGGGGAAGCAGGAGGATCCTG AGTACTCGTATTGCGAAGGAGTATACTCATCATACCAGGGCAAAGTAAATGCTGCATTACGTCAATTAAATATCGCGAGACGGTCTCAAAGATGCGCAGGCGCAGCCGCCAAGCGGATGGTTCTGCTTTGCCTTTCACAACATGCGCAAGATTCACTACGGGAAGA tGACACTCGAATTCTAGCTTTACGCACTGCAGAGAAATTGCTTGTCGAAGTAAACACTTCTGAGAGGAAGGGTCTTCACGCATTACTGCAATTGGCTTCCAAACAGAAGTCGCAGGCTGAAAGAGTTCTCCAAGAACTGTTGCCGTACGTCAGTGAGGAAGGAACACAAGACGATCCATATTTGATCCTGGCAATTGCTACCGC GTacaatattgtaaaacaaCCAACTCGAGccaaaaatatactaaaaagaACAATCGCTTCTATGACATGGACTCCTGAGAAAGCTGATGGGTTGGAAAG ATGCTGGCTCGAAGTGGCCGATAACCAGATTAATTCTGGAAGAATTGAGGCCGCAAAAGAGCTACTTGCAAAAGTCCTCACTCACAATAAGTCTTGCATCGCAGCATATCAGTATCTAG GTTATTTATCGGAAAAGGATCAAAACTACAAGAGCGCGGCACACAACTACGAACAAGCCTGGATCCATTCGGGCAAAAGCGATCTCTCAATTGGATATAAACTTTCGTATGCGcacctgaaattaaaaaaatatcccgAATGCATTGTTGTGTGCAGGCATATATTGAAAGTGCATCCGGATTATCCGAAAATAAAGAAAGACATTTTGGAGAAAGCCAAATCTAATTTGAGAACTTAA